A genomic segment from Brienomyrus brachyistius isolate T26 chromosome 9, BBRACH_0.4, whole genome shotgun sequence encodes:
- the si:ch211-79k12.1 gene encoding basal cell adhesion molecule, with protein MKGYIMLAYFALILLHWTEGALILKGPEGPVLEGDYVTLECLADVESNMSQVHFEKFSQRMQKWFRLEPYEMSFYRRCFSYDLDLNREPGRIVLSIFAIQSWTNGPYRCVSDNSSELYNSSESLSIPVHYMRDLSVYRDGGSYYNRYFSSLQDLRVPLGDNVQVECSTSASETPEYSWKKEGEDWVMPSSKLKLKKVRIEDSGQYTCTAQHPSVSRLSKTRTISITVLPEDAPWYESTQGRIILMTSAAGAGLLLLAVSVSICLCRRASKRKTKGPIDDHSQKKPIYKASVESLPSTSGDKQPLV; from the exons ATGAAGGGATATATAATGTTGGCGTATTTTGCGCTCATATTGCTTCACTGGACGGAGG GTGCCCTGATTCTGAAAGGTCCAGAGGGCCCAGTGCTGGAAGGGGACTATGTTACTCTAGAGTGCCTGGCGGACGTGGAGTCAAACATGAGCCAAGTCCACTTTGAGAAGTTTTCCCAG CGAATGCAGAAATGGTTCCGCCTGGAGCCATATGAGATGTCTTTCTATCGACGTTGCTTCTCCTATGACCTGGACTTGAACCGAGAGCCAGGCCGTATTGTCCTGTCAATCTTCGCCATCCAGAGCTGGACAAATGGACCCTATCGCTGCGTTTCTGATAACTCTTCTGAGCTGTACAACTCCTCTGAGTCACTCTCCATACCTGTGCACT ATATGCGTGACCTTTCGGTCTACAGAGATGGAGGAAGTTACTATAATCGCTACTTCAGCTCTCTGCAGGACTTGCGTGTGCCACTAGGGGACAATGTGCAGGTGGAATGTTCAACTTCTGCTTCTGAGACGCCAGAGTATTCATGGAAGAAAGAG GGGGAGGACTGGGTAATGCCATCTAGCAAACTGAAGCTCAAGAAAGTGAGGATTGAGGACAGTGGCCAGTACACCTGCACTGCCCAACACCCATCCGTCTCCCGACTGTCCAAGACACGCACCATCAGCATCACTGTGCTGCCAG AGGACGCCCCCTGGTACGAGTCCACCCAGGGCCGGATCATACTGATGACATCAGCTGCAGGGGCGGGGCTTCTGCTGCTGGCCGTGTCAGTGTCCATATGTCTGTGTCGCAGAGCGTCTAAGAGAAAGACCAAGGGGCCCAT
- the si:ch211-79k12.2 gene encoding oocyte zinc finger protein XlCOF22 isoform X1 yields the protein MYSFQMDKDRFAVSRGPCSWLEMHQFIGDLMASSSSQPVKESSQQEVLRSAWEAAGHEALGLKAALPAPAAQGRAPHGKVPPGYGLQTLMGTATAERNREAGSHGSSGQQLQHHSCTCPGCPFSSPSTSSPTFQTLKPRQTSSVRTQPSQSERSQQPKEPSGGPVSLGLCLGLGLSIEEETSEPGSACNTDGSQRQQQEKSPEPHDSSTSSPAQPCPPQVPTFPCLCCHRGFQTCAQLMSHQQGTDFPQSHPHYHHHHCPLASCLHCPQLPQSTQAPSPFPCLSCQRTFQTCAQLLRHQQGHAQQDGIPQHPCMHCSASFPRPSQLLQHQRSQHASKTGGFLCAECGRAFNSHSNLRIHLNVHTGARPYSCSDCGKSFSQSGALKIHRRIHTGERPYTCTFCGRGFPHLAGIRAHQRTHTGEKPYRCPQCGKCFTQSGALKIHMRIHTGERPFVCGLCGKGFSNRSGIRFHYRTVHGILSETNPTLDTHSGLLASTSVATIGPRGNSNFGLTANRSVSPAISLSSSSNTCESPGTNPDVDLSDPPSTVSSSLLSPGSGFPLDSGSELEPTPAKGMRKQKVSGKTAREARQYSCEDCGRCFRDAPSRNRHQALEHYSGLEGEEEGEGEGNGVNAGTAHPQEGPEGEAVGSLML from the exons ATGTACTCCTTTCAGATGGACAAAGACAGATTCGCCGTAAGC CGTGGACCATGTTCATGGCTGGAGATGCACCAGTTCATTGGTGATCTCATGGCCTCAAGCTCAAGTCAGCCAGTGAAGGAATCTAGCCAACAGGAGGTGCTCCGCAGTGCCTGGGAGGCAGCAGGACATGAGGCGCTGGGCCTGAAGGCTGCTCTGCCCGCTCCGGCAGCCCAAGGCAGAGCTCCTCACGGCAAAGTGCCTCCTGGGTATGGTCTGCAGACCCTGATGGGGACAGCAACAGCAGAAAGGAATAGAGAGGCAGGAAGTCATGGCAGCAGTGGACAGCAGT TACAGCATCATTCCTGCACCTGCCCCGGCTGCCCCTTCTCTTCCCCTTCCACATCCTCCCCCACCTTCCAGACCCTAAAGCCCAGGCAGACCTCATCTGTGCGGACCCAGCCATCACAGTCTGAGAGGAGCCAGCAGCCCAAAGAGCCCAGTGGTGGACCTGTCAGCCTGGGCCTTTGCCTAGGGCTGGGCTTGTCCATAGAAGAAGAGACCAGCGAACCGGGCAGTGCCTGTAACACGGATGGCAGCCAGCGACAGCAGCAGGAGAAAAGCCCTGAGCCCCAtgacagcagcaccagcagccctGCCCAGCCGTGCCCTCCCCAGGTGCCCACCTTTCCCTGTCTCTGCTGCCATCGGGGCTTCCAGACCTGTGCCCAGCTTATGAGCCACCAGCAGGGCACTGATTTCCCCCAATCTCACCCCCACTATCATCACCACCACTGTCCTCTTGCCTCCTGCTTGCACTGCCCCCAGCTCCCCCAATCCACCCAGGCTCCCTCCCCTTTTCCCTGCCTCTCCTGCCAGCGCACGTTCCAGACTTGCGCCCAGCTCCTGAGGCACCAGCAAGGCCACGCCCAGCAGGATGGGATCCCACAGCACCCCTGCATGCACTGCTCTGCCTCCTTCCCCCGCCCTTCCCAGCTCCTCCAGCACCAGCGCTCCCAACACGCCTCCAAGACAGGCGGCTTCCTGTGTGCCGAGTGTGGCCGGGCGTTCAACTCACACAGCAACCTGCGCATCCACCTCAACGTGCACACAGGTGCTCGGCCGTACTCCTGCTCCGACTGCGGCAAGAGCTTCAGCCAGTCGGGGGCGCTCAAGATCCACCGACGGATCCACACCGGCGAGCGTCCGTACACCTGCACTTTCTGTGGGCGCGGCTTCCCTCACCTGGCGGGAATCCGGGCACACCAGCGTACACACACGGGCGAGAAGCCCTACCGCTGCCCCCAGTGTGGAAAATGCTTCACCCAGTCAGGGGCGCTAAAGATTCACATGCGCATTCACACTGGCGAGCGGCCTTTTGTCTGTGGCCTTTGTGGAAAGGGCTTCTCCAACCGTTCTGGGATCCGCTTCCACTATCGGACCGTGCACGGCATCCTCTCCGAGACCAATCCTACTTTAGACACGCACTCAGGCCTCCTGGCCTCCACATCTGTCGCTACCATTGGTCCCCGGGGAAATTCTAACTTTGGACTGACAGCCAATCGTAGCGTGAGTCCTGCCATCAGCCTCAGCTCTAGCTCTAACACTTGTGAGAGTCCCGGTACCAATCCTGATGTCGATTTGAGTGATCCCCCCTCCACTGTTTCCAGCTCCCTTCTGTCCCCAGGATCAGGGTTCCCCCTCGATTCAGGCAGCGAGCTGGAGCCCACACCAGCCAAGGGCATGCGGAAGCAGAAGGTTTCTGGGAAAACAGCGCGTGAGGCACGTCAGTATTCCTGCGAGGACTGTGGCCGATGTTTTCGGGACGCTCCTTCCAGAAACCGGCACCAGGCACTGGAGCACTACTCTGGTCTGGAGGGTGAAGAGGAGGGGGAAGGAGAGGGGAATGGCGTGAACGCAGGGACAGCACATCCTCAAGAGGGACCAGAAGGGGAGGCAGTAGGCAGTCTGATGCTGTGA
- the si:ch211-79k12.2 gene encoding zinc finger protein 835 isoform X3, with translation MYSFQMDKDRFAVSRGPCSWLEMHQFIGDLMASSSSQPVKESSQQEVLRSAWEAAGHEALGLKAALPAPAAQGRAPHGKVPPGYGLQTLMGTATAERNREAGSHGSSGQQLQHHSCTCPGCPFSSPSTSSPTFQTLKPRQTSSVRTQPSQSERSQQPKEPSGGPVSLGLCLGLGLSIEEETSEPGSACNTDGSQRQQQEKSPEPHDSSTSSPAQPCPPQLPQSTQAPSPFPCLSCQRTFQTCAQLLRHQQGHAQQDGIPQHPCMHCSASFPRPSQLLQHQRSQHASKTGGFLCAECGRAFNSHSNLRIHLNVHTGARPYSCSDCGKSFSQSGALKIHRRIHTGERPYTCTFCGRGFPHLAGIRAHQRTHTGEKPYRCPQCGKCFTQSGALKIHMRIHTGERPFVCGLCGKGFSNRSGIRFHYRTVHGILSETNPTLDTHSGLLASTSVATIGPRGNSNFGLTANRSVSPAISLSSSSNTCESPGTNPDVDLSDPPSTVSSSLLSPGSGFPLDSGSELEPTPAKGMRKQKVSGKTAREARQYSCEDCGRCFRDAPSRNRHQALEHYSGLEGEEEGEGEGNGVNAGTAHPQEGPEGEAVGSLML, from the exons ATGTACTCCTTTCAGATGGACAAAGACAGATTCGCCGTAAGC CGTGGACCATGTTCATGGCTGGAGATGCACCAGTTCATTGGTGATCTCATGGCCTCAAGCTCAAGTCAGCCAGTGAAGGAATCTAGCCAACAGGAGGTGCTCCGCAGTGCCTGGGAGGCAGCAGGACATGAGGCGCTGGGCCTGAAGGCTGCTCTGCCCGCTCCGGCAGCCCAAGGCAGAGCTCCTCACGGCAAAGTGCCTCCTGGGTATGGTCTGCAGACCCTGATGGGGACAGCAACAGCAGAAAGGAATAGAGAGGCAGGAAGTCATGGCAGCAGTGGACAGCAGT TACAGCATCATTCCTGCACCTGCCCCGGCTGCCCCTTCTCTTCCCCTTCCACATCCTCCCCCACCTTCCAGACCCTAAAGCCCAGGCAGACCTCATCTGTGCGGACCCAGCCATCACAGTCTGAGAGGAGCCAGCAGCCCAAAGAGCCCAGTGGTGGACCTGTCAGCCTGGGCCTTTGCCTAGGGCTGGGCTTGTCCATAGAAGAAGAGACCAGCGAACCGGGCAGTGCCTGTAACACGGATGGCAGCCAGCGACAGCAGCAGGAGAAAAGCCCTGAGCCCCAtgacagcagcaccagcagccctGCCCAGCCGTGCCCTCCCCAG CTCCCCCAATCCACCCAGGCTCCCTCCCCTTTTCCCTGCCTCTCCTGCCAGCGCACGTTCCAGACTTGCGCCCAGCTCCTGAGGCACCAGCAAGGCCACGCCCAGCAGGATGGGATCCCACAGCACCCCTGCATGCACTGCTCTGCCTCCTTCCCCCGCCCTTCCCAGCTCCTCCAGCACCAGCGCTCCCAACACGCCTCCAAGACAGGCGGCTTCCTGTGTGCCGAGTGTGGCCGGGCGTTCAACTCACACAGCAACCTGCGCATCCACCTCAACGTGCACACAGGTGCTCGGCCGTACTCCTGCTCCGACTGCGGCAAGAGCTTCAGCCAGTCGGGGGCGCTCAAGATCCACCGACGGATCCACACCGGCGAGCGTCCGTACACCTGCACTTTCTGTGGGCGCGGCTTCCCTCACCTGGCGGGAATCCGGGCACACCAGCGTACACACACGGGCGAGAAGCCCTACCGCTGCCCCCAGTGTGGAAAATGCTTCACCCAGTCAGGGGCGCTAAAGATTCACATGCGCATTCACACTGGCGAGCGGCCTTTTGTCTGTGGCCTTTGTGGAAAGGGCTTCTCCAACCGTTCTGGGATCCGCTTCCACTATCGGACCGTGCACGGCATCCTCTCCGAGACCAATCCTACTTTAGACACGCACTCAGGCCTCCTGGCCTCCACATCTGTCGCTACCATTGGTCCCCGGGGAAATTCTAACTTTGGACTGACAGCCAATCGTAGCGTGAGTCCTGCCATCAGCCTCAGCTCTAGCTCTAACACTTGTGAGAGTCCCGGTACCAATCCTGATGTCGATTTGAGTGATCCCCCCTCCACTGTTTCCAGCTCCCTTCTGTCCCCAGGATCAGGGTTCCCCCTCGATTCAGGCAGCGAGCTGGAGCCCACACCAGCCAAGGGCATGCGGAAGCAGAAGGTTTCTGGGAAAACAGCGCGTGAGGCACGTCAGTATTCCTGCGAGGACTGTGGCCGATGTTTTCGGGACGCTCCTTCCAGAAACCGGCACCAGGCACTGGAGCACTACTCTGGTCTGGAGGGTGAAGAGGAGGGGGAAGGAGAGGGGAATGGCGTGAACGCAGGGACAGCACATCCTCAAGAGGGACCAGAAGGGGAGGCAGTAGGCAGTCTGATGCTGTGA
- the si:ch211-79k12.2 gene encoding zinc finger protein 226 isoform X4, which yields MAAVDSSHHSCTCPGCPFSSPSTSSPTFQTLKPRQTSSVRTQPSQSERSQQPKEPSGGPVSLGLCLGLGLSIEEETSEPGSACNTDGSQRQQQEKSPEPHDSSTSSPAQPCPPQVPTFPCLCCHRGFQTCAQLMSHQQGTDFPQSHPHYHHHHCPLASCLHCPQLPQSTQAPSPFPCLSCQRTFQTCAQLLRHQQGHAQQDGIPQHPCMHCSASFPRPSQLLQHQRSQHASKTGGFLCAECGRAFNSHSNLRIHLNVHTGARPYSCSDCGKSFSQSGALKIHRRIHTGERPYTCTFCGRGFPHLAGIRAHQRTHTGEKPYRCPQCGKCFTQSGALKIHMRIHTGERPFVCGLCGKGFSNRSGIRFHYRTVHGILSETNPTLDTHSGLLASTSVATIGPRGNSNFGLTANRSVSPAISLSSSSNTCESPGTNPDVDLSDPPSTVSSSLLSPGSGFPLDSGSELEPTPAKGMRKQKVSGKTAREARQYSCEDCGRCFRDAPSRNRHQALEHYSGLEGEEEGEGEGNGVNAGTAHPQEGPEGEAVGSLML from the exons ATGGCAGCAGTGGACAGCAGT CATCATTCCTGCACCTGCCCCGGCTGCCCCTTCTCTTCCCCTTCCACATCCTCCCCCACCTTCCAGACCCTAAAGCCCAGGCAGACCTCATCTGTGCGGACCCAGCCATCACAGTCTGAGAGGAGCCAGCAGCCCAAAGAGCCCAGTGGTGGACCTGTCAGCCTGGGCCTTTGCCTAGGGCTGGGCTTGTCCATAGAAGAAGAGACCAGCGAACCGGGCAGTGCCTGTAACACGGATGGCAGCCAGCGACAGCAGCAGGAGAAAAGCCCTGAGCCCCAtgacagcagcaccagcagccctGCCCAGCCGTGCCCTCCCCAGGTGCCCACCTTTCCCTGTCTCTGCTGCCATCGGGGCTTCCAGACCTGTGCCCAGCTTATGAGCCACCAGCAGGGCACTGATTTCCCCCAATCTCACCCCCACTATCATCACCACCACTGTCCTCTTGCCTCCTGCTTGCACTGCCCCCAGCTCCCCCAATCCACCCAGGCTCCCTCCCCTTTTCCCTGCCTCTCCTGCCAGCGCACGTTCCAGACTTGCGCCCAGCTCCTGAGGCACCAGCAAGGCCACGCCCAGCAGGATGGGATCCCACAGCACCCCTGCATGCACTGCTCTGCCTCCTTCCCCCGCCCTTCCCAGCTCCTCCAGCACCAGCGCTCCCAACACGCCTCCAAGACAGGCGGCTTCCTGTGTGCCGAGTGTGGCCGGGCGTTCAACTCACACAGCAACCTGCGCATCCACCTCAACGTGCACACAGGTGCTCGGCCGTACTCCTGCTCCGACTGCGGCAAGAGCTTCAGCCAGTCGGGGGCGCTCAAGATCCACCGACGGATCCACACCGGCGAGCGTCCGTACACCTGCACTTTCTGTGGGCGCGGCTTCCCTCACCTGGCGGGAATCCGGGCACACCAGCGTACACACACGGGCGAGAAGCCCTACCGCTGCCCCCAGTGTGGAAAATGCTTCACCCAGTCAGGGGCGCTAAAGATTCACATGCGCATTCACACTGGCGAGCGGCCTTTTGTCTGTGGCCTTTGTGGAAAGGGCTTCTCCAACCGTTCTGGGATCCGCTTCCACTATCGGACCGTGCACGGCATCCTCTCCGAGACCAATCCTACTTTAGACACGCACTCAGGCCTCCTGGCCTCCACATCTGTCGCTACCATTGGTCCCCGGGGAAATTCTAACTTTGGACTGACAGCCAATCGTAGCGTGAGTCCTGCCATCAGCCTCAGCTCTAGCTCTAACACTTGTGAGAGTCCCGGTACCAATCCTGATGTCGATTTGAGTGATCCCCCCTCCACTGTTTCCAGCTCCCTTCTGTCCCCAGGATCAGGGTTCCCCCTCGATTCAGGCAGCGAGCTGGAGCCCACACCAGCCAAGGGCATGCGGAAGCAGAAGGTTTCTGGGAAAACAGCGCGTGAGGCACGTCAGTATTCCTGCGAGGACTGTGGCCGATGTTTTCGGGACGCTCCTTCCAGAAACCGGCACCAGGCACTGGAGCACTACTCTGGTCTGGAGGGTGAAGAGGAGGGGGAAGGAGAGGGGAATGGCGTGAACGCAGGGACAGCACATCCTCAAGAGGGACCAGAAGGGGAGGCAGTAGGCAGTCTGATGCTGTGA
- the si:ch211-79k12.2 gene encoding oocyte zinc finger protein XlCOF22 isoform X2: protein MYSFQMDKDRFARGPCSWLEMHQFIGDLMASSSSQPVKESSQQEVLRSAWEAAGHEALGLKAALPAPAAQGRAPHGKVPPGYGLQTLMGTATAERNREAGSHGSSGQQLQHHSCTCPGCPFSSPSTSSPTFQTLKPRQTSSVRTQPSQSERSQQPKEPSGGPVSLGLCLGLGLSIEEETSEPGSACNTDGSQRQQQEKSPEPHDSSTSSPAQPCPPQVPTFPCLCCHRGFQTCAQLMSHQQGTDFPQSHPHYHHHHCPLASCLHCPQLPQSTQAPSPFPCLSCQRTFQTCAQLLRHQQGHAQQDGIPQHPCMHCSASFPRPSQLLQHQRSQHASKTGGFLCAECGRAFNSHSNLRIHLNVHTGARPYSCSDCGKSFSQSGALKIHRRIHTGERPYTCTFCGRGFPHLAGIRAHQRTHTGEKPYRCPQCGKCFTQSGALKIHMRIHTGERPFVCGLCGKGFSNRSGIRFHYRTVHGILSETNPTLDTHSGLLASTSVATIGPRGNSNFGLTANRSVSPAISLSSSSNTCESPGTNPDVDLSDPPSTVSSSLLSPGSGFPLDSGSELEPTPAKGMRKQKVSGKTAREARQYSCEDCGRCFRDAPSRNRHQALEHYSGLEGEEEGEGEGNGVNAGTAHPQEGPEGEAVGSLML, encoded by the exons ATGTACTCCTTTCAGATGGACAAAGACAGATTCGCC CGTGGACCATGTTCATGGCTGGAGATGCACCAGTTCATTGGTGATCTCATGGCCTCAAGCTCAAGTCAGCCAGTGAAGGAATCTAGCCAACAGGAGGTGCTCCGCAGTGCCTGGGAGGCAGCAGGACATGAGGCGCTGGGCCTGAAGGCTGCTCTGCCCGCTCCGGCAGCCCAAGGCAGAGCTCCTCACGGCAAAGTGCCTCCTGGGTATGGTCTGCAGACCCTGATGGGGACAGCAACAGCAGAAAGGAATAGAGAGGCAGGAAGTCATGGCAGCAGTGGACAGCAGT TACAGCATCATTCCTGCACCTGCCCCGGCTGCCCCTTCTCTTCCCCTTCCACATCCTCCCCCACCTTCCAGACCCTAAAGCCCAGGCAGACCTCATCTGTGCGGACCCAGCCATCACAGTCTGAGAGGAGCCAGCAGCCCAAAGAGCCCAGTGGTGGACCTGTCAGCCTGGGCCTTTGCCTAGGGCTGGGCTTGTCCATAGAAGAAGAGACCAGCGAACCGGGCAGTGCCTGTAACACGGATGGCAGCCAGCGACAGCAGCAGGAGAAAAGCCCTGAGCCCCAtgacagcagcaccagcagccctGCCCAGCCGTGCCCTCCCCAGGTGCCCACCTTTCCCTGTCTCTGCTGCCATCGGGGCTTCCAGACCTGTGCCCAGCTTATGAGCCACCAGCAGGGCACTGATTTCCCCCAATCTCACCCCCACTATCATCACCACCACTGTCCTCTTGCCTCCTGCTTGCACTGCCCCCAGCTCCCCCAATCCACCCAGGCTCCCTCCCCTTTTCCCTGCCTCTCCTGCCAGCGCACGTTCCAGACTTGCGCCCAGCTCCTGAGGCACCAGCAAGGCCACGCCCAGCAGGATGGGATCCCACAGCACCCCTGCATGCACTGCTCTGCCTCCTTCCCCCGCCCTTCCCAGCTCCTCCAGCACCAGCGCTCCCAACACGCCTCCAAGACAGGCGGCTTCCTGTGTGCCGAGTGTGGCCGGGCGTTCAACTCACACAGCAACCTGCGCATCCACCTCAACGTGCACACAGGTGCTCGGCCGTACTCCTGCTCCGACTGCGGCAAGAGCTTCAGCCAGTCGGGGGCGCTCAAGATCCACCGACGGATCCACACCGGCGAGCGTCCGTACACCTGCACTTTCTGTGGGCGCGGCTTCCCTCACCTGGCGGGAATCCGGGCACACCAGCGTACACACACGGGCGAGAAGCCCTACCGCTGCCCCCAGTGTGGAAAATGCTTCACCCAGTCAGGGGCGCTAAAGATTCACATGCGCATTCACACTGGCGAGCGGCCTTTTGTCTGTGGCCTTTGTGGAAAGGGCTTCTCCAACCGTTCTGGGATCCGCTTCCACTATCGGACCGTGCACGGCATCCTCTCCGAGACCAATCCTACTTTAGACACGCACTCAGGCCTCCTGGCCTCCACATCTGTCGCTACCATTGGTCCCCGGGGAAATTCTAACTTTGGACTGACAGCCAATCGTAGCGTGAGTCCTGCCATCAGCCTCAGCTCTAGCTCTAACACTTGTGAGAGTCCCGGTACCAATCCTGATGTCGATTTGAGTGATCCCCCCTCCACTGTTTCCAGCTCCCTTCTGTCCCCAGGATCAGGGTTCCCCCTCGATTCAGGCAGCGAGCTGGAGCCCACACCAGCCAAGGGCATGCGGAAGCAGAAGGTTTCTGGGAAAACAGCGCGTGAGGCACGTCAGTATTCCTGCGAGGACTGTGGCCGATGTTTTCGGGACGCTCCTTCCAGAAACCGGCACCAGGCACTGGAGCACTACTCTGGTCTGGAGGGTGAAGAGGAGGGGGAAGGAGAGGGGAATGGCGTGAACGCAGGGACAGCACATCCTCAAGAGGGACCAGAAGGGGAGGCAGTAGGCAGTCTGATGCTGTGA